A single region of the Stenotrophomonas sp. Marseille-Q4652 genome encodes:
- the mfd gene encoding transcription-repair coupling factor, whose product MTSSNFPSPPLPRSGQLRAWWRAPASPTALAWYVARAAEAHDGPLLVVARDNQGAHQLAGDLQTLLGERGDLPVVPFPDWETLPYDQFSPHPDIISQRLAALHRLPTLRRGIVVLPVQTLLQRLAPLKYIVGGSFDLKVGQRLDMEAEKRRLESAGYRNVPQVMDPGDFAVRGGLLDVYPMGADAPLRVELLDEDIDSIREFDPESQRSLDKVPAVKMLPGREVPSDDAALEKVMAALRERFDVDTRRSPLYQDLKAGVLPSGIEYFLPLFFDRTATLFDYLGEGVLTVVTPGVSNAADAFWTQTQNRYEQRRHDLERPLLPPEELYQSPDTLREQFNRVPRIEVWPPEHARLDEAQPLGDQPLPPLPVAAKDAPAGEALKSFLGHYPGRVLVAADSPGRREALLEVLQAADLKPPVVPDLPAFLAGKERFAITVAVLEDGFAIDTPPLAVLTERQLFPERAGQPRRQRRAGREPEAIIRDLGELTEGAPIVHEDHGVGRYRGLIAMDVGGMPGEFLEIEYAKGDRLYVPVAQLHLISRYSGASAETAPLHSLGGEQWTKAKRKAAEKVRDVAAELLEIQARRRARAGLALQVDRAMYEPFAAGFPFEETPDQLAAIEATLRDLASSQPMDRVVCGDVGFGKTEVAVRAAFAAASGGKQVAVLVPTTLLAEQHYRNFRDRFADWPIRVEVLSRFKSTKEIKAELEKVAEGTIDVIIGTHRLLQPDVKFKDLGLVIVDEEQRFGVRQKEALKALRANVHLLTLTATPIPRTLNMAMAGLRDLSIIATPPPNRLAVQTFITPWDPALLREAFQRELSRGGQLYFLHNDVESMGRMQRELSELVPEARIGVAHGQMPERELERVMLDFQKQRFNVLLASTIIESGIDIPNANTIIINRADKFGLAQLHQLRGRVGRSHHRAYAYLVVPPDKRSITADAHKRLDAIASMDELGAGFTLATHDLEIRGAGELLGEDQSGQMAEIGFSLYTEMLERAVRAIRSGKLTSVDIGEEPRGAEVTLNVPTLIPEDYLPDVHTRLTLYKRISSARDSAALRELQVEMIDRFGLLPDPARYLFAIAELKLQADALGITKLELGEAGGRIVFAAQPNVDPMAVITMIQKQPRLYQMDGPDKLRIKHPLPEPEDRFNAARALLTTLAPGGTPSR is encoded by the coding sequence ATGACGTCTTCCAACTTCCCCTCTCCGCCGCTGCCGCGTTCCGGCCAGCTCCGCGCCTGGTGGCGCGCTCCCGCATCGCCGACCGCGCTGGCGTGGTACGTCGCCCGCGCCGCCGAGGCGCACGATGGCCCGTTGCTGGTGGTCGCCCGCGACAACCAGGGCGCGCACCAGCTCGCCGGCGACCTGCAGACCCTGCTCGGCGAGCGTGGCGACCTGCCGGTGGTGCCGTTCCCCGACTGGGAGACCCTGCCCTACGACCAGTTCAGCCCGCACCCGGACATCATCAGCCAGCGCCTGGCCGCACTGCACCGCCTGCCCACCCTCAGGCGCGGCATCGTGGTGCTGCCGGTGCAGACCCTGCTGCAGCGCCTGGCCCCGCTGAAGTACATCGTCGGCGGCAGCTTCGACCTCAAGGTTGGCCAGCGCCTGGACATGGAGGCGGAGAAGCGCCGGCTGGAAAGCGCCGGCTACCGCAACGTGCCGCAGGTGATGGACCCGGGTGATTTCGCGGTGCGCGGCGGCCTGCTCGACGTCTACCCGATGGGCGCCGACGCGCCGCTGCGCGTGGAACTGCTGGACGAGGACATCGATTCGATCCGCGAATTCGACCCCGAATCGCAGCGCTCGCTGGACAAGGTGCCGGCGGTGAAGATGCTCCCCGGTCGCGAAGTGCCGTCCGACGATGCCGCCCTGGAAAAGGTGATGGCTGCGCTGCGCGAGCGCTTTGACGTCGATACCCGGCGCAGTCCGCTGTACCAGGACCTCAAGGCCGGCGTGCTGCCCTCGGGCATCGAGTACTTCCTGCCGCTGTTCTTCGACAGGACCGCCACCCTGTTCGACTACTTGGGCGAGGGCGTGCTGACCGTGGTGACGCCGGGCGTATCCAACGCCGCCGACGCGTTCTGGACCCAGACCCAGAACCGCTACGAGCAGCGCCGCCACGACCTCGAGCGCCCGCTGCTGCCGCCCGAAGAGCTGTACCAGAGCCCGGACACGCTGCGCGAGCAGTTCAACCGCGTGCCGCGCATCGAGGTGTGGCCACCGGAGCACGCGCGCCTGGACGAGGCGCAGCCGCTGGGCGACCAGCCGCTGCCGCCGCTGCCGGTCGCCGCCAAGGACGCCCCGGCCGGCGAAGCGTTGAAATCCTTCCTCGGCCACTACCCGGGCCGGGTGCTGGTCGCCGCCGATTCGCCGGGACGCCGCGAGGCCCTGCTGGAAGTGCTGCAGGCCGCCGACCTGAAGCCACCGGTGGTGCCCGATCTGCCAGCGTTCCTCGCCGGCAAGGAACGCTTTGCGATCACCGTGGCGGTACTGGAAGACGGCTTTGCCATCGACACGCCGCCGCTGGCGGTGCTGACCGAGCGCCAGTTGTTCCCCGAGCGTGCCGGCCAGCCGCGCCGCCAGCGCCGCGCCGGCCGCGAACCCGAAGCGATCATCCGTGACCTCGGCGAGCTGACCGAAGGCGCGCCCATCGTCCACGAGGACCACGGCGTGGGCCGTTACCGCGGCCTGATCGCGATGGATGTGGGCGGCATGCCCGGCGAATTCCTCGAGATCGAATACGCCAAGGGCGACCGCCTGTACGTGCCGGTCGCGCAGCTGCACCTGATCAGCCGATACTCCGGCGCATCGGCCGAGACCGCACCGCTGCATTCGCTCGGCGGCGAGCAGTGGACCAAGGCCAAGCGCAAGGCGGCGGAGAAGGTGCGCGACGTCGCCGCCGAGCTGCTGGAAATCCAGGCCCGCCGCCGTGCGCGTGCCGGGCTGGCGCTGCAGGTGGACCGGGCGATGTATGAGCCCTTCGCTGCGGGCTTCCCGTTCGAGGAAACCCCCGACCAGCTGGCCGCGATCGAGGCGACCCTGCGCGACCTGGCCAGCAGCCAGCCGATGGACCGCGTGGTCTGCGGCGACGTCGGCTTCGGCAAGACCGAGGTTGCCGTGCGCGCCGCGTTTGCCGCGGCCAGCGGCGGCAAGCAGGTGGCGGTGCTGGTGCCCACCACCCTGCTGGCCGAACAGCACTACCGCAATTTCCGCGACCGTTTCGCCGACTGGCCGATCAGGGTCGAGGTGCTGTCGCGCTTCAAGTCGACCAAGGAGATCAAGGCCGAGCTGGAGAAGGTGGCCGAAGGCACGATCGACGTGATCATCGGCACCCACCGCCTGCTGCAGCCGGACGTGAAGTTCAAGGACCTGGGCCTGGTCATCGTCGACGAGGAGCAGCGCTTTGGCGTGCGCCAGAAGGAAGCGCTCAAGGCGCTGCGCGCCAACGTGCACCTGCTGACCCTGACCGCCACGCCGATCCCGCGCACGCTCAACATGGCCATGGCCGGCCTGCGCGACCTGTCGATCATCGCCACCCCGCCGCCGAACCGGCTGGCGGTGCAGACCTTCATCACCCCGTGGGATCCGGCGCTGCTGCGCGAGGCCTTCCAGCGCGAGCTCTCGCGCGGCGGCCAGCTGTACTTCCTGCACAACGACGTGGAAAGCATGGGCCGGATGCAGCGCGAGCTGTCCGAGCTGGTGCCCGAGGCGCGCATCGGCGTGGCCCACGGGCAGATGCCCGAGCGCGAGCTGGAACGGGTGATGCTCGACTTCCAGAAGCAGCGCTTCAACGTGCTGCTGGCCTCGACCATCATCGAGTCCGGCATCGACATCCCCAACGCCAACACCATCATCATCAACCGCGCCGACAAGTTCGGCCTGGCCCAGCTGCACCAGCTGCGTGGCCGCGTCGGTCGTTCGCACCACCGCGCCTACGCCTACCTGGTGGTGCCGCCGGACAAGCGCTCGATCACCGCCGATGCGCACAAGCGTCTGGACGCGATTGCCTCGATGGACGAACTGGGCGCCGGCTTCACCCTGGCCACCCACGACCTGGAAATCCGCGGCGCCGGCGAGCTGCTGGGCGAGGACCAGAGCGGGCAGATGGCCGAGATCGGCTTCAGCCTGTACACCGAGATGCTGGAGCGCGCGGTGCGTGCGATCCGCTCGGGCAAGCTCACCAGCGTGGACATCGGCGAGGAGCCGCGCGGCGCCGAGGTCACCCTCAACGTGCCGACCTTGATTCCGGAGGACTACCTGCCGGACGTGCACACCCGTCTGACCCTGTACAAGCGCATCTCCAGCGCGCGTGACAGCGCGGCGCTGCGCGAGCTGCAGGTGGAGATGATCGATCGCTTCGGCCTGCTGCCGGATCCGGCCAGGTACCTGTTCGCGATCGCCGAGCTCAAGCTGCAGGCCGACGCACTGGGCATCACCAAGCTGGAGCTGGGCGAAGCCGGTGGTCGCATCGTGTTCGCCGCCCAGCCCAACGTCGACCCGATGGCGGTGATCACGATGATCCAGAAGCAGCCCCGGCTCTACCAGATGGACGGGCCGGACAAGCTGCGCATCAAGCACCCCCTGCCCGAGCCCGAGGACCGCTTCAACGCCGCACGCGCCCTGCTGACCACACTGGCGCCGGGCGGGACGCCATCGCGCTGA
- a CDS encoding HD domain-containing phosphohydrolase, with protein sequence MSASLVALATTLELRDADTDHHCDRVSRLAFRLGRHCGLDDAALGHLALAARFHDIGKIGIPDAVLLKPARLDEAEREVMRSHPLRGEEVFLATGREDAVPVGRLIRQHHEAWDGRGYPDGLRGEEIAIEARILCIVDGYDALTSTRPYRRPMATSAALEILSAESGRLIDPRLFDEFTGLLQAG encoded by the coding sequence CTGTCGGCGTCCCTTGTCGCGCTCGCCACCACGCTCGAACTGCGTGACGCCGACACCGACCACCACTGCGACCGGGTCAGCCGGCTCGCCTTCCGCCTGGGCCGCCATTGCGGGCTGGACGATGCCGCGCTGGGCCACCTGGCCCTGGCCGCGCGCTTCCACGACATCGGCAAGATCGGCATCCCCGATGCCGTGCTGCTCAAGCCGGCGCGGCTGGACGAGGCCGAACGCGAGGTCATGCGCAGCCACCCGTTGCGCGGCGAGGAGGTATTCCTGGCTACGGGGCGCGAGGATGCGGTGCCGGTTGGCCGGCTGATCCGCCAGCATCACGAAGCCTGGGACGGCCGCGGTTATCCCGATGGCCTGCGCGGCGAGGAAATCGCCATCGAGGCGCGGATCCTGTGCATCGTCGATGGCTACGACGCGCTGACCTCCACCCGCCCCTACCGCCGCCCGATGGCCACGTCCGCGGCACTGGAGATCCTGTCGGCCGAATCCGGCCGCCTGATCGACCCGCGGCTGTTCGACGAGTTCACCGGACTGCTGCAGGCCGGCTGA
- a CDS encoding M13 family metallopeptidase: MSFRKLAPLTLAVAVAASLPACSKTEAAAGDKPAFDLSQVKTPLISLEVADLDPSANACTDLNAFVNGKWLAANPVPGDQVTWGSFEILRERSLEVQHKLVEQVAANKAKAGSTEAKIGDIWNTGTNEAAIEAAGIAPLQPALEQIAALDDAAAISHYLRDSYAKGQGFLFSLFANGDYKDSGTVIAYVGQGGLGLPEKDYYFDESQAAIREAYVAYIERLLALSGVDPGQAKQQAQAVMEFETRLAKASLSRIEMRDPSRRYNPVSAAEADRLTPNFSWTALFDTLQVPAKDKFSLAQPEFFAEVDRMLADVPATTWQAYLRFHVVDNAAPYLSKDFEQANFDFYSKTLRGQQEMQPRWKRVLEAVNGSMGEALGQLYVDAVFPAESKEQMQHLVENLSTALKARLETLPWMGEETKKKALEKWASFNPKIGYPDKWRDWSGLQTSGDSYLANIQAARAFNYRYMLDKIGKPVDRTEWGMTPQTVNAYYNPTKNEIVFPAAILQPPFFDAKADPALNYGGIGAVIGHEMMHGYDDSGSQFAANGNFDNWWTDADRSAFTSRADQLVAQFDGYEAIPGINVKGKLTLGENIGDLGGLTVAYDALQMALKEDPSKNVEVDGYTQDQRFFMNWATVWRRNFTDGELRVRLNTDPHAPANFRANGAPSNMPAFAAAFQCKAGDPMVRAEDQRVVIW; the protein is encoded by the coding sequence ATGTCATTCCGCAAACTCGCCCCCCTGACCCTGGCGGTCGCCGTTGCCGCGTCGCTGCCGGCCTGCAGCAAGACCGAAGCCGCTGCCGGCGACAAGCCGGCGTTCGACCTGTCGCAGGTCAAGACCCCGCTGATCTCGCTGGAGGTCGCCGACCTGGATCCGTCGGCAAACGCCTGTACCGATCTCAATGCCTTCGTCAACGGCAAGTGGCTGGCGGCCAACCCGGTGCCGGGTGACCAGGTGACCTGGGGCAGCTTCGAGATCCTGCGCGAGCGTTCGCTGGAAGTGCAGCACAAGCTGGTCGAGCAGGTTGCCGCCAACAAGGCCAAGGCCGGTTCGACCGAGGCCAAGATCGGCGACATCTGGAACACCGGTACCAACGAGGCCGCGATCGAGGCTGCCGGCATCGCACCGCTGCAGCCGGCGCTGGAGCAGATTGCCGCGCTTGACGATGCCGCCGCGATCAGCCACTACCTGCGCGACAGCTACGCCAAGGGCCAGGGCTTCCTGTTCTCGCTGTTCGCCAATGGCGACTACAAGGACTCGGGCACCGTCATCGCCTACGTCGGCCAGGGTGGCCTGGGCCTGCCCGAGAAGGATTACTACTTCGACGAGTCGCAGGCGGCCATCCGCGAGGCCTACGTGGCCTACATCGAGCGCCTGCTTGCCCTGTCGGGCGTGGACCCCGGACAGGCCAAACAGCAGGCGCAGGCGGTGATGGAGTTCGAGACCCGCCTGGCCAAGGCCTCGCTGTCGCGCATCGAGATGCGTGACCCGTCCAGGCGCTACAACCCGGTCAGCGCCGCCGAAGCCGACAGGCTGACCCCGAACTTCAGCTGGACCGCGCTGTTCGACACCCTGCAGGTGCCGGCCAAGGACAAGTTCTCGCTGGCCCAGCCGGAGTTCTTCGCCGAGGTCGACAGGATGCTGGCCGACGTGCCGGCTACCACCTGGCAGGCCTACCTGCGCTTCCACGTCGTGGACAACGCCGCGCCGTACCTGAGCAAGGATTTCGAGCAGGCCAACTTCGACTTCTACAGCAAGACCCTGCGCGGCCAGCAGGAAATGCAGCCGCGCTGGAAGCGGGTGCTCGAGGCGGTCAACGGCAGCATGGGCGAGGCGCTGGGCCAGCTGTACGTGGATGCGGTGTTCCCGGCCGAATCCAAGGAGCAGATGCAGCACCTGGTCGAGAACCTGTCGACCGCGCTGAAGGCGCGCCTGGAGACCCTGCCGTGGATGGGCGAGGAAACGAAGAAGAAGGCGCTGGAGAAGTGGGCCAGCTTCAACCCGAAGATCGGTTACCCGGACAAGTGGCGTGACTGGTCGGGCCTGCAGACCAGCGGCGACAGCTACCTGGCCAACATCCAGGCCGCGCGTGCGTTCAACTACCGCTACATGCTCGACAAGATCGGCAAGCCGGTGGACCGCACCGAGTGGGGCATGACCCCGCAGACGGTCAACGCCTACTACAACCCGACCAAGAACGAGATCGTGTTCCCGGCCGCGATCCTGCAGCCGCCGTTCTTCGACGCCAAGGCCGACCCGGCGCTCAACTACGGCGGCATCGGCGCGGTCATCGGCCACGAGATGATGCACGGCTACGACGACTCGGGCAGCCAGTTCGCCGCCAACGGCAACTTCGACAACTGGTGGACCGATGCCGACCGCAGCGCCTTCACCAGCCGTGCCGACCAGCTGGTGGCGCAGTTCGACGGTTACGAGGCGATCCCGGGGATCAACGTCAAGGGCAAGCTGACCCTGGGCGAGAACATCGGCGACCTCGGCGGCCTGACCGTGGCCTACGACGCGCTGCAGATGGCGCTCAAGGAAGACCCGTCGAAGAACGTGGAAGTCGATGGCTACACCCAGGACCAGCGCTTCTTCATGAACTGGGCCACGGTGTGGCGCCGCAACTTCACCGACGGCGAGCTGCGCGTGCGCCTGAACACCGATCCGCATGCCCCGGCGAACTTCCGTGCCAACGGTGCGCCGTCGAACATGCCGGCCTTCGCCGCCGCATTCCAGTGCAAGGCCGGGGACCCGATGGTCCGCGCCGAGGACCAGCGCGTGGTGATCTGGTGA
- the gpmA gene encoding 2,3-diphosphoglycerate-dependent phosphoglycerate mutase — protein sequence MTRKLVLLRHGQSQWNLDNRFTGWVDVDLTEQGRAEAAAAGRMMKKEGLQFDFAHTSVLKRAIHTLQGALAELQQDWLPVNKSWRLNERHYGGLQGLDKAETAAKHGEDQVKIWRRSYDIPPPAMDLEDPGHPVHDRRYASLDRNALPATESLATTLERVLPYWHDAIAPQLKQGSTVLVTAHGNSLRALYKYLNNVGKDEILELNIPTGIPLLFELNDDLSVQSFRYLGDPEAARRAAEAVANQGKAK from the coding sequence GTGACCCGTAAACTCGTACTGTTGCGCCACGGCCAGAGCCAGTGGAACCTGGACAACCGCTTCACCGGCTGGGTGGACGTGGACCTGACCGAGCAGGGTCGTGCCGAGGCCGCTGCCGCCGGCCGGATGATGAAGAAGGAGGGGCTGCAGTTCGATTTCGCCCACACCTCGGTGCTCAAGCGCGCCATCCACACCCTGCAGGGTGCCCTGGCCGAGCTGCAGCAGGACTGGCTCCCGGTAAACAAGAGCTGGCGCCTCAACGAGCGACACTACGGCGGCCTGCAGGGCCTGGACAAGGCCGAGACCGCGGCCAAACACGGCGAGGACCAGGTCAAGATCTGGCGCCGTTCCTATGACATCCCGCCGCCGGCAATGGACCTGGAGGATCCGGGCCATCCGGTGCATGACCGTCGTTACGCCAGTCTGGACCGCAATGCGCTGCCGGCCACCGAGTCGCTGGCCACCACGCTGGAACGCGTGCTGCCGTACTGGCATGACGCCATCGCCCCGCAGCTGAAGCAGGGCAGCACCGTGCTGGTCACCGCCCACGGCAACTCGCTGCGTGCGCTGTACAAGTACCTCAACAACGTCGGCAAGGATGAGATCCTCGAGCTCAACATCCCGACCGGTATCCCGCTGCTGTTCGAATTGAATGACGACCTGAGCGTGCAGTCGTTCCGCTACCTGGGCGATCCGGAAGCAGCCAGGCGCGCGGCCGAGGCCGTGGCCAACCAGGGCAAGGCGAAGTAA
- a CDS encoding carbon starvation CstA family protein, which translates to MKGFSKLGWAALSLLGAFCLGVVALRRGEHINALWIVIAAVSIYLVAFRYYGLFIANKVLGVDRTRATPAYLNNDGLDYVPTNKHVLFGHHFAAIAGAGPLVGPVLAAQMGYLPGTLWLIAGVVLAGAVQDFMILFISNRRNGRSLGDLVREEMGPVPGTIALFGVFMIMIIILAVLAMIVVKALEGSPWGMFTVIATMPIAILMGVYMRYIRPGKIGEISVVGLILLLLAIWYGGKVATDPVMGPMFTFTGVQITWMLIGYGFVAAVLPVWLLLAPRDYLSTFLKIGTIVGLAIGILIVMPELKMPALTQFTDGTGPVWKGSMFPFLFITIACGAVSGFHALISSGTTPKLLANEGHAAYIGYGGMLMESFVAIMAMVAASIIEPGIYFAMNSPAAVIGTDVVTAAAHITNEWGFAISPDVLTATAADIGESSILSRAGGAPTLAVGIAQILHAVIPGDGMMAFWYHFAILFEALFILTAVDAGTRSGRFMLQDLLGNFIPALRRTDSWGANIIATAGCVALWGYFLYQGVTDPLGGINMLWPLFGIANQMLAGVALMLCAVVLFKMKKDRYAWVPVIPAIWLLICTTAAGLIKLFSSVPAVGFVAQAHKYRDAIAAGELLAPSKDFGQMKQIMINNYINAGLTVLFLFVVFAVLVYSIRTIMAARRSPQRTDHETPYVALKPHEMEA; encoded by the coding sequence ATGAAAGGTTTCTCGAAGCTGGGCTGGGCAGCCCTTTCACTGCTGGGCGCTTTCTGCCTTGGCGTGGTTGCCCTGCGTCGTGGCGAACACATCAACGCGCTGTGGATCGTCATCGCCGCGGTCTCCATCTACCTGGTGGCGTTCCGCTATTACGGCCTGTTCATCGCCAACAAGGTGCTGGGCGTGGACCGGACCCGCGCCACGCCGGCCTACCTCAACAATGACGGCCTGGACTACGTGCCCACCAACAAGCACGTGCTTTTCGGCCACCACTTCGCCGCCATCGCCGGCGCCGGCCCGCTGGTCGGTCCGGTACTGGCCGCGCAGATGGGCTACCTGCCGGGCACGCTGTGGCTGATCGCCGGCGTGGTGCTGGCCGGTGCGGTGCAGGACTTCATGATCCTGTTCATCTCCAACCGGCGTAACGGCCGCTCGCTGGGCGACCTGGTGCGCGAGGAAATGGGACCGGTGCCCGGCACCATCGCCCTGTTCGGCGTATTCATGATCATGATCATCATCCTTGCAGTGCTGGCGATGATCGTGGTCAAGGCACTGGAAGGCAGCCCCTGGGGCATGTTCACCGTGATCGCGACGATGCCGATCGCGATCCTGATGGGCGTGTACATGCGCTACATCCGCCCGGGCAAGATCGGCGAGATCTCGGTTGTCGGCCTGATCCTGTTGCTGCTGGCGATCTGGTACGGTGGCAAGGTCGCCACCGACCCGGTGATGGGCCCGATGTTCACCTTCACCGGCGTGCAGATCACCTGGATGCTGATCGGCTACGGCTTCGTCGCCGCGGTACTGCCGGTGTGGCTGCTGCTGGCCCCGCGTGACTACCTGTCCACCTTCCTCAAGATCGGCACCATCGTCGGCCTGGCGATCGGCATCCTGATCGTCATGCCGGAACTGAAGATGCCGGCGCTGACCCAGTTCACCGACGGCACCGGCCCGGTGTGGAAGGGCAGCATGTTCCCGTTCCTGTTCATCACCATTGCCTGCGGCGCGGTGTCCGGCTTCCATGCCCTGATCAGCTCGGGCACCACGCCCAAGCTGCTGGCCAATGAAGGCCACGCTGCCTACATCGGCTACGGCGGCATGCTGATGGAATCGTTCGTGGCGATCATGGCGATGGTGGCGGCCTCGATCATCGAGCCGGGCATCTACTTCGCAATGAACAGCCCGGCCGCGGTGATCGGTACCGACGTGGTCACCGCCGCGGCGCACATCACAAACGAGTGGGGCTTTGCGATCAGTCCCGACGTGCTGACCGCCACCGCCGCGGACATTGGCGAGTCGAGCATCCTGTCGCGCGCCGGTGGTGCACCGACGCTGGCGGTGGGCATCGCCCAGATCCTGCACGCGGTCATCCCGGGCGACGGCATGATGGCGTTCTGGTACCACTTCGCGATCCTGTTCGAAGCGCTGTTCATCCTCACCGCGGTCGATGCCGGCACGCGTTCGGGCCGCTTCATGCTGCAGGACCTGCTGGGCAACTTCATCCCGGCCCTGCGCCGCACCGACTCGTGGGGCGCCAACATCATCGCCACCGCCGGCTGCGTGGCGCTGTGGGGTTACTTCCTGTACCAGGGTGTCACCGATCCGCTGGGCGGCATCAACATGCTGTGGCCGCTGTTCGGCATCGCCAACCAGATGCTGGCCGGCGTGGCGCTGATGCTGTGCGCGGTGGTGCTGTTCAAGATGAAGAAGGACCGCTACGCCTGGGTGCCGGTGATCCCGGCGATCTGGCTGCTGATCTGCACCACGGCTGCCGGCCTGATCAAGTTGTTCTCCAGCGTCCCGGCCGTGGGCTTCGTCGCCCAGGCGCACAAGTACCGTGATGCGATCGCCGCTGGCGAGCTGCTGGCCCCGTCCAAGGACTTCGGGCAGATGAAGCAGATCATGATCAACAACTACATCAACGCCGGCCTGACCGTGCTGTTCCTGTTCGTTGTGTTCGCGGTGCTGGTCTACTCGATCAGGACGATCATGGCTGCGCGTCGCTCGCCGCAGCGTACGGACCATGAAACCCCGTACGTGGCACTGAAGCCGCACGAGATGGAGGCCTGA
- a CDS encoding CstA-like transporter-associated (seleno)protein, which produces MAGALVPAGQHQAFRRTWRRLVQTARLCCGVPDYDNYVRHMREKHPDREVMDYKTFFRERQEARFGGRSGFRCC; this is translated from the coding sequence ATGGCCGGGGCACTCGTCCCGGCCGGGCAGCACCAGGCGTTCCGCCGCACCTGGCGGCGCCTGGTGCAGACCGCGCGGCTGTGCTGCGGGGTGCCCGACTACGACAACTACGTGCGGCACATGCGCGAGAAGCATCCGGACCGGGAGGTCATGGACTACAAGACCTTCTTCCGCGAACGCCAGGAAGCCCGGTTCGGCGGACGCAGCGGCTTCCGCTGTTGCTGA
- a CDS encoding ankyrin repeat domain-containing protein, translating to MRRLLTTVVIASSMLLACSATALAGATERPPVADAKPAIAFADPAIRPLADAVAADKVARIRELVPHSNLAARGDQGVTLLEWAIWNRRPRALVALLQASADPSLPGMDGETVVHMAAMVGDPVYLEVLLAHGAPVDVVRQGNGWTPLFRAVLHRRHAQREALVAAGADINHRDSTGRGLLHLAADDSATVLRLLELGVDPQARDNTGATFQRTFFRAPERVLNDRAKANRDRVRAWLRARGIAPEG from the coding sequence ATGCGCAGGCTGCTGACCACGGTCGTGATCGCCAGCTCGATGTTGCTGGCGTGCAGCGCCACGGCTCTCGCGGGAGCGACGGAGCGCCCTCCCGTTGCCGATGCCAAGCCCGCCATCGCCTTTGCCGATCCGGCAATCCGGCCGCTGGCCGATGCCGTGGCGGCCGACAAGGTCGCGCGGATCAGGGAGCTGGTGCCGCACAGCAATCTTGCCGCCCGCGGCGACCAGGGGGTGACCCTGCTGGAATGGGCGATCTGGAACCGCCGGCCGCGCGCCCTGGTCGCCCTGCTCCAAGCCAGTGCCGACCCGTCATTGCCGGGCATGGACGGGGAGACCGTGGTGCACATGGCGGCGATGGTCGGGGACCCGGTGTACCTGGAGGTACTTCTCGCGCACGGCGCTCCGGTGGACGTGGTCCGCCAGGGCAATGGCTGGACGCCGCTGTTCCGCGCCGTGCTGCACCGGCGCCACGCGCAGCGCGAGGCACTGGTCGCCGCCGGAGCGGACATCAACCACCGCGACAGTACCGGTCGCGGCCTGCTGCACCTGGCAGCCGATGATTCGGCCACCGTGCTGCGGCTGCTGGAGCTGGGCGTGGATCCGCAGGCACGCGACAACACCGGCGCCACCTTCCAGCGCACGTTCTTCCGGGCCCCGGAGCGGGTGCTGAACGACAGGGCCAAGGCCAATCGTGACCGTGTCCGGGCGTGGCTGCGGGCCAGGGGCATCGCCCCGGAAGGCTGA